The proteins below are encoded in one region of Xenopus laevis strain J_2021 chromosome 8L, Xenopus_laevis_v10.1, whole genome shotgun sequence:
- the LOC121397271 gene encoding putative thiosulfate sulfurtransferase, mitochondrial, with product MTAGDATYEEIKKLSQSGTGYIIDVRNPEEVQRGKIPNSINIPVSQFEAALRMDPGTFQKTFHVVKPKPSEENIIIHCFSGKRGAQATAIATALGFSQ from the exons GAGACGCCACATACGAGGAGATCAAGAAGCTGAGCCAGAGCGGCACCGGGTACATCATTGATGTGAGGAACCCAGAGGAGGTGCAGAGGGGCAAGATCCCAAATTCCATCAATATCCCGG TCTCTCAGTTTGAGGCGGCGCTGAGAATGGACCCCGGGACCTTCCAGAAAACGTTTCATGTAGTGAAACCCAAACCCAGCGAGGAGAACATTATCATTCATTGTTTTTCGGGGAAAAGAGGAGCCCAGGCTACAGCTATTGCGACTGCACTTGGATTCTCCCAGTAA